In Solanum pennellii chromosome 3, SPENNV200, a single window of DNA contains:
- the LOC107013581 gene encoding uncharacterized protein LOC107013581, which produces MVKRYKQIIDIVAVQMGEMRALMERLFGELNVKLDKSDARLKKFDEQILELKKCIGSFMDQEKGKKMIQVAINPSSNGHENSSMLQEKQVKRHREPILATYSRKRNKKKDVVSMTKDASVDAPILGLVPTKEIEIDLNNNANVPIVDFVNKEKTEIDMELSMGSEFCVTGYHRELPLAVLMGEEETTHNFINESLADKLGCETVSIHPQTVRSDLGEMVTSRLCNNFHLSMEGIVFNLKLYLLPLSSKYDIVLGGEWLGALEKITISSDGIELYLLEGGKKFMPFKKSVRGRRRRRF; this is translated from the exons ATGGTTAAGAGATACAAGCAAATCATTGATATTGTTGCAGTACAGATGGGGGAAATGCGTGCTCTAATGGAGAGACTGTTTGGAGAATTGAATGTCAAGCTGGACAAATCTGATGCTAGGttgaaaaaatttgatgaacaAATTTTAGAGTTGAAAAAATGCATTGGATCTTTTATGGATCAAGAGAAAGGCAAAAAAATGATCCAAGTTGCCATTAATCCTTCCTCCAACGGCCATGAAAACTCCTCGATGCTTCAG GAGAAGCAAGTTAAACGGCACAGAGAACCTATACTCGCTACTTATAGTCGCAAACGCAACAAAAAGAAGGAtgttgtttcaatgactaaagATGCTAGTGTTGATGCTCCGATTTTAGGTCTTGTTCCTACAAAGGAAATTGAGATAGACTTGAACAACAATGCTAACGTTCCGATTGTAGATTTTGTTAATAAAGAGAAAACTGAGATAGACATGGAGTTATCAATGGGCAGTGAATTTTGTGTGACTGGGTATCATAGGGAGCTACCCTTGGCTGTGCTTATGGGGGAAGAAGAGACTACACACAATTTCATCAATGAATCCTTAGCGGATAAGTTAGGTTGTGAGACAGTTTCAATCCATCCTCAAACTGTTCGCTCAGATTTGGGGGAAATGGTGACCTCCAGACTATGCAATAACTTTCATTTGTCAATGGAAGGTATTGTGTTTAATTTAAAACTGTATCTACTTCCATTGTCATCAAAATATGACATTGTTTTAGGAGGGGAATGGCTAGGGGCCCTTGAGAAAATTACAATTAGTTCTGATGGTATAGAGTTGTACTTACTAGAAGGAGGGAAGAAATTCATGCCTTTCAAAAAATCAGTTAGAGGCCGACGACGCAGACGTTTTTAA
- the LOC107014249 gene encoding uncharacterized protein LOC107014249, protein MTESAMNSSSYDHENSSMLQEDQVKKHREPMTAAYSCKNKKKNIVSLIEDDGGDAPIVDLVPTEEYKRDMIGKDNNNFSIVDVVSTEETEMNMELAVGCEFCVTGYHKEIPLDVLMGEVETTHNYINESLADKLGCETVPIQPQIVRSDLGEMVTSRLCNNFQLSMEGIVFNLKVYLLPLPLKYDMILGGEWLGALEKIVISYAGIELYLLEGEKKFIPFKKPLEGEDASVSK, encoded by the exons ATGACCGAATCTGCCATGAATTCGTCCTCTTACGACCATGAAAACTCATCGATGCTTCAG GAGGATCAAGTTAAAAAGCACAGAGAACCAATGACCGCTGCTTATAGttgcaaaaacaaaaagaagaatattgTTTCACTGATTGAAGATGATGGTGGCGATGCTCCGATTGTAGATCTTGTTCCTACAGAGGAATATAAGAGAGACATGATCGGAAAAGACAATAATAACTTTTCAATTGTAGATGTTGTTTCCACAGAGGAAACCGAAATGAACATGGAATTAGCAGTGGGCTGTGAATTCTGTGTGACTGGTTATCATAAGGAGATACCCTTGGATGTGCTAATGGGGGAAGTAGAGACTACGCACAATTACATTAATGAATCATTAGCTGATAAGTTAGGTTGTGAGACAGTTCCAATCCAGCCTCAAATTGTTCGCTCAGATTTGGGGGAAATGGTGACCTCCAGACTATGCAACAACTTTCAATTGTCAATGGAaggcattgtgtttaatttgaAAGTATATCTACTTCCACTTCCGTTGAAATATGACATGATTTTAGGAGGGGAATGGCTAGGGGCCCTTGAGAAAATTGTAATTAGCTATGCTGGTATAGAGTTGTACTTACTAGAAGGAGAGAAGAAATTCATACCTTTCAAAAAGCCGTTAGAGGGCGAAGACGCAAGCGTTTCTAAATGA